One genomic segment of Aquipluma nitroreducens includes these proteins:
- a CDS encoding alpha/beta hydrolase, translating to MKNFFVIILILISGALSAVAPFSPEKPDSATSLSAVKESYKLSGHHLAALAEKVLYKKTPQEDMYLYILRPQAKSEKPLPAIVYFTGGGWVAGDVYGQIPNPAWFRDHGIIGIEADYRVKSRHGTTPIECIQDAKSAIRFVRAHAKDLGIDPNKIIAAGGSAGGHLAACTFLDGGDTPGENMKISSKPNAMVLHNPVLGEGFGKEFFYAHPEFSPILHIKKGWPPTILSNGTKDNTTPFQYAEKFTRLMKEAGNVCELIPVKDADHSCDWPVGNPNFLPTLQRMTDFLKEQKLMN from the coding sequence ATGAAAAACTTTTTCGTCATTATTCTGATTTTGATCTCCGGGGCTCTCTCTGCCGTAGCACCTTTTTCTCCTGAAAAACCCGATTCGGCAACTTCACTATCCGCCGTGAAGGAAAGCTACAAACTCTCCGGGCACCACCTGGCGGCTTTGGCTGAAAAAGTGCTGTACAAAAAAACACCGCAGGAAGATATGTACCTGTACATTTTACGTCCTCAGGCAAAATCAGAAAAGCCCTTGCCTGCAATTGTTTATTTCACCGGCGGCGGTTGGGTTGCAGGCGATGTTTATGGGCAAATACCAAATCCGGCCTGGTTTCGCGACCACGGAATTATTGGTATTGAAGCCGATTACCGGGTCAAATCGCGCCACGGAACTACACCCATCGAATGTATTCAGGATGCCAAATCGGCCATCCGATTTGTAAGAGCCCATGCCAAAGATCTGGGAATTGACCCAAACAAAATCATTGCTGCAGGTGGTTCTGCCGGTGGACATCTGGCAGCCTGTACTTTTCTGGATGGTGGCGATACTCCAGGCGAAAATATGAAAATCAGCTCGAAACCCAATGCAATGGTACTTCACAATCCGGTGCTTGGCGAAGGTTTCGGGAAAGAATTTTTCTATGCTCATCCTGAATTTTCACCTATTCTGCATATCAAAAAAGGCTGGCCACCAACCATTTTATCAAACGGAACCAAGGACAATACGACGCCATTTCAGTACGCTGAGAAATTTACCCGTTTAATGAAAGAAGCCGGGAATGTATGCGAACTGATACCGGTTAAAGATGCTGATCACTCCTGCGACTGGCCGGTCGGTAATCCCAACTTTTTGCCTACCTTGCAGCGAATGACCGATTTTCTGAAAGAACAGAAGTTGATGAACTAA